The Culex pipiens pallens isolate TS chromosome 2, TS_CPP_V2, whole genome shotgun sequence DNA window TACTGAAATGTGATATTTCTGTAGAAAATGTGGACAACTCTTTCTCGTAATAAGTAATAGTCTAACTCCAAATTGCAAATATAAATCAGTTCAGTTTTTAATTAATCGAGAGAGATAGCACGTCCTCTTAGGGCTGGATCACCACATCGGAGTTCTGCTCGATCCAGTCGAGGTATTCCGTAATACGAGTGTTGACCGCCGACCGGCCCCGATCACAGCCGCGAATTCCACTGTAGTGAAACGAGTGGAGTCCGATCAGGAAGATCCGTCCCGCCTCGCGCACCGTAACGGGGGCTCCCTCGTCTCCCTAGggtttaaaataacaattagaAACGGTTGAAATTTGTCACGATTGGAAGCATTCTTACATTGCACGGTCCTCCATTGTCAGTCGAAACGCAGATGTGCGTGCTACGGACCCACGTGTAGGACAGCTGACACACCAGGTTCGAAGTCACGGTATCCATGGCCCACTGCAAAAACTGCGTCGGAATCGGTTCATCATCCCGGTTTCCGGTGTTTCCCCATCCGGCGGTGGTGGCCATCCAGTCGTTGAAGGACTTTTGAGCGTCCGATCGACGTGGCATCAGCACAGGTCGAATCGTGACGTTATCGATTGGCGCATCACGACTCAGCGTAAGAATGGCCAGATCGTCTCGTCCCAGCAGCCAGCTGAAGTTCGGGTGAATCAGGATGTTCGAAACCGAGATCAGGTAACCGATGTTGGCCATGTTGGCCGCGTTCAGCGCAACGGTCACCGTAGATTCACTGGAATCAAAAGATTCCTTCTAATTAAAGGACATACACTTGCCAAAACAACCAACTGAACCTACCCAGAAACGCAGTTCGCAGCAGTCAGCACAAATCGCGCCGAAATCAACACTCCGCTGCAAAAGCTATGGCCTGAGGTTCCACCGTGGATGAGCACTCCGGCAGCCCACGGGATGTCGGTGGGAGTGGCAATGGTTCCACCGGAAATACGCGACGACCGAATCTCATCGTCACTGAGTGGGGGCAGGCCAAACTTGGCGCGGAACTTGGACGTTTCCTGCAGCGTCCGAACCGTGCTCCAGTCAATTGATTTGGGGTCCAGCTCGGCGGGACTCTCGATGGCCAGCACGGCCGTTAGCAGCACGCCAAGTAGCGTAACTCTCAGCAGGGGGTTCATGGTTGGAGGGCGATTCACTAGCGTCGAATGAGCCAGAATCGGCCGGTTGGATAGGTTTTAAGCCTCGCGATAATTGCGATTCGTGATaagatttgagctggaatttccGAATTCACGATAGAGGGAAGGTGACGtcaaaatgatgcatgaaaatcgCGATGTTGTTATTCCTTCACCATTATTCTTTTTCTAGAACAGTCAGGAGAATAACAGCTCAGACCATGCATTTGTTATCTTGTAtaataatttcacaaaacaaataagTTTCATTGTTGAAGATGGTAAGCAAATATTTGATCAAAAGAAACAGAATGTGAAATAAAACTAACTACACCCTCCAAAGTAGTTCTTCACATTATCACTCCTATACATAGATGATTCGTAATTAATTTCATCTAAACTATAGAGATcggatttctgaaaattttataaatatcacttaaatagGTTAAAgcgccaaaaaaaaatatatattttttaagtccAAATTGTTCAAGAGATTCAGGTAGGAAATTCAGATTCGTACAAAATTGTTGAAGGGCtccgattctgaattttggtaAGCCGGAAAAATATACTCAGTAGAATTGAGAAAGTACATATCAAATGATAAAACAACATATTTCACCTCACTTAAACAAACCTCATTCAACAATTTTAGGAAACATACCAAAATGGTCTTTATATGATAAGTGACAGTTTATTCCCATCCTAAAATAACCCCACTTCAGTGCAACAGCATTTTGGCTTTATTGCGAGCCATTCTCTAAACTTTCTGATACATCCCCAGTAAAGGATGAGTCCCTCAGGGGCAATTGGCTCCAACAGTGCTGTACAGCCTGAACCGTTAAAATGCAAACACTAGTTCGCCTGTTGACGCCAGCACCACACAACTATAACCACCGGATACCAGCAAAAACGATAGCCAGCTAGGAAAAGTTTTGAGCCCCCCCACGACCGAAAACCGAAGGCCAATCCTCTGAT harbors:
- the LOC120422905 gene encoding collagenase-like, whose amino-acid sequence is MNPLLRVTLLGVLLTAVLAIESPAELDPKSIDWSTVRTLQETSKFRAKFGLPPLSDDEIRSSRISGGTIATPTDIPWAAGVLIHGGTSGHSFCSGVLISARFVLTAANCVSGESTVTVALNAANMANIGYLISVSNILIHPNFSWLLGRDDLAILTLSRDAPIDNVTIRPVLMPRRSDAQKSFNDWMATTAGWGNTGNRDDEPIPTQFLQWAMDTVTSNLVCQLSYTWVRSTHICVSTDNGGPCNGDEGAPVTVREAGRIFLIGLHSFHYSGIRGCDRGRSAVNTRITEYLDWIEQNSDVVIQP